One window of the Mycobacterium haemophilum DSM 44634 genome contains the following:
- a CDS encoding RND family transporter has product MVTGIARFAHRYALWIIGIWLLAGYIANSVAPQFEQAIAAQDRPYLPSSAASSLAAQRSGSAFSQETTDNVGYLVLERRGPLTDGDQAFYNQLIAALRSDSRHVIQVVDWWSVPGIADAALSRDREVVTAIMHLSGMLGTSQAKEAITAARGIVARSHAPDGLHVLVTGPGATIADEFAVSDRQLQVTRAAMLAALLVPFLIAYRSLIVAMVPMLSVGLAAAVARLIVAVQGGSDSTAVSMFSVALGDAVVLGAGTGFTIFLIGRYHEQRRKNIASAPALAAAYRSMTPGIVGSALAVAAALGCLSFSRISMLRTTGIHCFTGVLTEMLAALTLTPALIALAYRADVLKPRRQGVPRRWRRIGVAVARRPGSILVGGSALALVLATPLLGIRIGWDEAAATRAKAESSRGYQIVNNHFGANQLLPDVVTVETDHDIRNPAGLIAVERITGAVMAIPGVRMVQSASRPNAAPPQNTSATIQGGYLSDRLDEAFDQLTSGQAVFSYVEGALGEIVTALDGIQDGLLHGTAGIGEVNSSVRKMQNAIPKLRSSVGNVSEIFDPLRSFTGHTRDCRTNPFCLAVQDVVRWIDTVVVSSVKLADAAGQLADGAGAFAGALNGIPGLNDAAGQLQQAQAAAANYRALMNNVGPPMLQVSRYLHDLAGVFQGGPNTGFSAAGKDITDPNTRPVFDNFMSPDGRATRLLVYGDRDEWTGDGAQRARVIAAAVRDATSEGTLIPTAVELAGVGPATRDLQDMVRGYETLLVAIALAVVYGIISLLLRSPVAGFVVVSVVAMSYASALGASVLIWQHLLGHNVHWSVPPIAFILVVAVGSGYNLLLALRIREELRTGPRISIIRGLTATGEVVTTAGIAFGATMLALATIGMLSVAQIGVTVGIGLVLNILVVRSFVLPAIMVLLGRWFWWPRPFIDTVPVTARLPARIG; this is encoded by the coding sequence GTGGTAACCGGCATTGCGCGATTTGCGCATCGTTATGCGCTATGGATCATTGGCATCTGGCTTCTCGCTGGCTACATCGCCAATAGCGTTGCCCCACAATTTGAGCAGGCGATCGCAGCCCAAGATCGCCCGTACCTGCCGTCCAGCGCCGCCAGTTCGCTTGCCGCGCAACGGTCAGGATCGGCGTTCTCCCAAGAAACCACCGACAACGTCGGATACCTAGTACTCGAACGGCGCGGGCCGCTCACTGACGGCGACCAGGCGTTCTACAACCAGCTGATCGCGGCGCTGCGCAGCGATTCCCGTCATGTTATCCAAGTAGTGGACTGGTGGAGCGTCCCCGGGATCGCTGATGCGGCTCTGAGCAGGGACCGCGAGGTAGTGACGGCGATCATGCACCTATCAGGCATGCTCGGAACGTCCCAAGCCAAGGAGGCAATAACCGCCGCGCGGGGCATAGTGGCACGAAGTCACGCCCCCGACGGTTTGCACGTCTTGGTCACCGGCCCCGGCGCCACCATTGCGGACGAGTTCGCGGTTAGTGACAGACAGTTGCAAGTCACCAGGGCGGCGATGCTCGCGGCGCTCCTCGTGCCGTTTCTGATCGCCTACCGGTCTCTGATTGTGGCGATGGTTCCGATGCTGTCGGTCGGCCTGGCCGCAGCGGTCGCCAGGCTGATTGTTGCTGTCCAAGGCGGCAGCGACTCCACCGCGGTTTCAATGTTTTCCGTTGCGCTTGGCGACGCGGTGGTGCTCGGCGCCGGAACGGGCTTCACGATTTTCCTGATCGGGCGTTACCACGAACAGCGTCGGAAAAATATCGCCTCGGCGCCGGCTTTAGCAGCCGCATATCGCAGCATGACGCCAGGCATCGTGGGCTCCGCACTTGCTGTGGCCGCAGCGCTGGGATGTCTGAGTTTCTCTCGAATCAGTATGCTCCGCACGACCGGAATCCATTGCTTCACTGGCGTTCTCACAGAGATGCTGGCAGCGCTGACGTTGACGCCAGCGCTCATCGCGCTCGCGTACCGCGCTGATGTGCTGAAACCGCGGCGTCAGGGGGTACCACGTCGCTGGCGGCGCATCGGCGTCGCTGTGGCACGTCGGCCCGGGTCGATCTTGGTAGGCGGCAGCGCCTTGGCACTTGTTCTGGCAACACCACTGCTTGGTATCCGAATCGGTTGGGACGAAGCCGCGGCCACCCGGGCTAAAGCTGAATCCAGCCGTGGCTATCAGATAGTCAACAACCACTTCGGCGCGAACCAACTGCTGCCCGACGTCGTCACAGTCGAAACCGACCACGACATCCGCAATCCTGCTGGTCTGATCGCCGTTGAACGAATCACCGGCGCGGTCATGGCAATACCCGGTGTGCGCATGGTCCAGTCAGCGAGTCGTCCCAATGCCGCCCCACCCCAGAACACTTCCGCAACCATTCAAGGGGGGTATCTCAGCGATCGGCTCGACGAAGCGTTCGACCAACTCACATCCGGTCAGGCAGTGTTTAGCTATGTCGAGGGCGCGCTCGGTGAAATAGTGACCGCGTTGGATGGTATCCAGGATGGGCTGCTACACGGCACCGCAGGGATTGGGGAAGTGAATTCTTCCGTCAGGAAGATGCAGAACGCGATACCCAAGCTTCGGAGCAGCGTTGGTAACGTCTCCGAAATCTTCGACCCGCTACGAAGTTTCACCGGCCACACTCGGGACTGCCGAACGAACCCATTCTGTTTAGCTGTCCAAGACGTGGTGCGATGGATAGACACCGTCGTTGTCAGCTCCGTGAAACTTGCCGATGCTGCAGGACAGCTTGCTGACGGTGCTGGGGCATTCGCGGGGGCGTTAAACGGCATACCGGGCTTGAATGATGCCGCCGGCCAGCTGCAGCAGGCACAAGCTGCCGCTGCAAACTACCGAGCGCTGATGAACAATGTCGGCCCGCCAATGCTCCAAGTATCCCGTTATCTACACGACCTCGCTGGTGTGTTCCAGGGGGGCCCCAACACCGGTTTCTCGGCCGCTGGCAAGGATATAACTGACCCGAATACCCGGCCCGTGTTTGACAATTTCATGTCACCGGACGGACGTGCCACCCGACTGCTCGTCTACGGCGACCGCGATGAGTGGACCGGTGACGGCGCCCAACGTGCGCGCGTCATCGCGGCTGCCGTACGTGACGCGACGAGCGAGGGCACACTCATTCCAACCGCCGTTGAACTCGCGGGCGTTGGACCGGCCACCCGGGACCTGCAGGATATGGTGCGTGGTTATGAGACCTTGCTGGTAGCTATAGCTCTCGCAGTTGTCTACGGGATCATTTCCTTACTTCTGAGAAGCCCGGTAGCCGGGTTCGTCGTCGTTAGTGTCGTCGCGATGTCGTATGCGTCCGCGCTTGGTGCCAGTGTGTTGATTTGGCAACATCTGCTTGGCCATAACGTGCATTGGTCGGTGCCGCCGATCGCGTTTATCCTCGTAGTGGCCGTGGGCTCGGGTTACAACCTGTTGTTGGCGCTACGCATCCGCGAGGAACTTCGTACCGGGCCGCGCATCAGTATCATCCGAGGGTTGACCGCGACAGGTGAGGTAGTGACGACCGCCGGAATCGCGTTCGGGGCAACAATGCTTGCGCTGGCCACGATTGGCATGCTGAGCGTGGCACAGATCGGCGTCACCGTTGGCATCGGTCTGGTCTTGAATATCTTGGTGGTGCGCAGCTTCGTGCTGCCGGCAATCATGGTCTTGCTGGGACGCTGGTTCTGGTGGCCGCGCCCATTCATCGACACCGTGCCGGTGACTGCGCGTTTGCCTGCCCGAATCGGGTAG
- a CDS encoding FAD-dependent oxidoreductase, with translation MLSVAPALPARTLRVLVVGAGVSGISVARGLLRDGHDVTVFDQRSDVQAGGGAVTIWSNGETVLRQLGVDMDRAGQLLSSVQVMTSKGRRLVTLDVTAVVNRLGAPVRMVPRRVLLERLLDGFPTYRIRCNSRAVGVVTTRNGVRVEFEDGSFAEGDLLIGADGLHSVIRDVVGAHDAKPTGWCSWQGLITLPGLTHNQDAMIIIGEHGNTGLWPAGGSELQWWFDLPWSHNFVRPQRPIEVIRSNFTGWSDSVDRVLAKLTDDDLARSPYPHFRHPIPRMGQQAVTLLGDAAHTMPPTLAQGTNQALLDTMVLCKALSDLQKRTNGNFGDLSSALRWYEKTRRRKVQAVSRVASLQVCHGEAVLWPATFVSDRFQTWALMTFLRWTSHRRMSAEISRTIAATVPAPS, from the coding sequence GTGCTGTCGGTAGCTCCAGCGCTTCCGGCGCGGACGCTTCGGGTGCTTGTGGTGGGCGCCGGGGTGAGCGGCATTTCGGTTGCTCGCGGACTGCTGCGGGACGGACATGATGTCACCGTCTTCGACCAACGGTCGGACGTGCAGGCCGGCGGCGGCGCCGTGACCATTTGGTCCAATGGCGAGACGGTGCTGCGGCAGCTAGGGGTCGATATGGATCGGGCTGGTCAACTGCTGTCTAGCGTGCAGGTGATGACATCGAAGGGTCGCCGGCTGGTCACCTTGGACGTGACCGCGGTGGTGAACCGGCTGGGTGCACCTGTTCGGATGGTTCCACGTCGGGTCCTGCTGGAAAGGCTGCTGGACGGCTTTCCGACCTATCGCATCCGATGTAACTCCCGGGCGGTTGGTGTCGTGACCACCCGCAACGGCGTGCGGGTCGAATTCGAAGACGGCAGCTTCGCCGAAGGAGATCTATTAATCGGTGCCGATGGCCTGCATTCGGTGATCCGAGATGTCGTCGGAGCGCATGACGCGAAGCCGACCGGGTGGTGCAGCTGGCAGGGGCTGATCACGCTACCAGGCCTTACCCACAACCAGGACGCAATGATCATCATCGGCGAACACGGAAATACCGGGCTGTGGCCAGCCGGCGGCTCCGAGCTGCAGTGGTGGTTCGATTTGCCGTGGTCCCACAACTTCGTCAGACCACAACGTCCGATCGAGGTAATTCGGTCTAACTTCACCGGATGGTCCGACTCGGTCGATCGGGTCCTTGCGAAGTTGACCGACGATGATCTGGCCCGCTCCCCGTACCCGCACTTTCGGCATCCGATTCCCCGGATGGGCCAGCAAGCGGTGACATTGCTGGGCGACGCTGCGCATACGATGCCGCCCACCCTCGCACAAGGAACCAATCAAGCGCTGCTTGACACAATGGTGTTGTGCAAGGCACTTTCGGATCTCCAAAAGCGAACCAACGGTAACTTCGGCGATCTCTCGAGCGCGCTGCGCTGGTATGAGAAGACCAGGCGGCGTAAGGTCCAGGCGGTGTCCCGAGTGGCTTCGCTACAGGTGTGTCACGGTGAGGCTGTGCTGTGGCCGGCAACGTTTGTCTCGGACCGGTTCCAGACCTGGGCGCTGATGACGTTTCTGCGTTGGACAAGTCATCGCCGGATGTCGGCGGAGATCAGCCGGACCATCGCGGCAACAGTGCCGGCCCCGTCTTGA
- a CDS encoding DUF4389 domain-containing protein, translated as MNGPRDTVRVRGGIDAPSRWLWLVKWCVLAVPHYPILILLYLVYPLLTIVAGVAILFTGRYPRPLFDFNVGVLRWSWRVMNYRFPMNSTDKYPPFTLASRPDYPGDLEVDYPEQLTNWAVLVKWWLLALPQILLCWAMEPLLQVLCVVAAVSLLVTGMIPQGMFELLMGIVRWRYRVAVYVSLMSDDYPPFRLDLGSQ; from the coding sequence ATGAACGGCCCGCGTGACACCGTACGCGTACGAGGCGGTATCGACGCGCCCTCGCGTTGGCTTTGGTTGGTCAAGTGGTGCGTGTTGGCCGTGCCGCACTACCCCATATTGATACTTCTGTACCTGGTGTATCCGCTGCTGACGATCGTTGCCGGTGTCGCGATCCTGTTCACCGGACGGTATCCGCGTCCCCTCTTTGACTTCAATGTCGGGGTGCTGCGCTGGTCGTGGCGAGTTATGAACTACCGGTTTCCGATGAACAGCACTGACAAGTACCCGCCTTTCACGCTGGCTTCTCGGCCCGATTATCCAGGTGATCTCGAAGTCGACTATCCAGAGCAGCTCACGAATTGGGCGGTACTGGTGAAGTGGTGGCTGCTGGCGCTGCCTCAAATTCTTCTGTGCTGGGCGATGGAGCCCCTGCTGCAGGTGTTGTGCGTCGTGGCGGCGGTGTCGTTACTAGTCACCGGCATGATCCCGCAAGGAATGTTTGAGCTCCTCATGGGGATCGTTCGATGGCGTTATCGTGTAGCCGTGTACGTCTCCTTGATGAGCGACGACTATCCGCCGTTCCGACTGGACCTAGGAAGCCAATAA
- a CDS encoding class I SAM-dependent methyltransferase — MPIFERLFYNRYRREAMTNAIGRLLMVGLGPGTDLMFLPPAVTSVAAVEPVAAFRRMASARARSRGIAVDIVDGTGESIPFPDSSFDSVHIGLVLCSVQDVAATLREIRRVLVPGGRLVVLEHVRGEGAVGRFQDLIAKPWSWVAAGCEPNRRTVDSIAAAGFDTGGLRSIPRTPVPFPCKPHLQGFATLVGNVNHDG; from the coding sequence ATGCCGATTTTCGAACGACTGTTCTATAACCGGTATCGTCGAGAGGCGATGACCAATGCCATCGGCCGGCTGCTGATGGTGGGTCTCGGCCCTGGAACCGATTTGATGTTTCTTCCGCCCGCGGTGACGTCGGTGGCCGCAGTGGAGCCGGTGGCCGCGTTCCGACGCATGGCTTCCGCTCGGGCTCGCAGCCGCGGGATTGCGGTCGACATCGTTGATGGGACTGGGGAGTCGATTCCGTTCCCGGACAGCAGTTTTGACTCCGTGCATATCGGGCTGGTGTTGTGCTCGGTCCAGGATGTGGCCGCTACCCTCCGCGAGATCCGGCGTGTGCTGGTGCCCGGAGGGAGGTTGGTCGTCCTTGAGCATGTCCGCGGGGAGGGCGCAGTGGGTCGGTTCCAGGACCTGATCGCAAAGCCTTGGTCATGGGTGGCTGCCGGTTGCGAACCGAATCGCCGAACCGTCGACTCCATTGCCGCAGCCGGATTCGATACCGGAGGACTGCGCAGCATTCCCCGAACCCCAGTGCCGTTCCCGTGCAAACCCCATCTTCAAGGATTCGCCACTCTGGTCGGCAACGTCAATCACGATGGTTGA
- a CDS encoding ABC transporter permease gives MAATSRLRLLSLRELGVHRRRTIASIAVMAVSTMYLVGVFGIFGSIAGSVHRLADGIAGIAALEVSGITDAGFPDTITADVAAVPGVATAAPMIRMSAPMAAGPVLLFGADPSIAALGGALQDALKDGAAAQQLTSPSGPANGVRVGPGVGHANGETFQLGSQTVTVTEVLSGKRLADLNGGHYVLAPLALAQHIAGRQGQLDSILITTKPGADLAQVRAAITTAVNGRAIVADPSLRATRAGDGVKMMNYMALMGAVVALVVGAFLVYTTMTMAITQRRPVISMLRAIGGRRVTIVRDMLAEAAILAVIGGAIGSGIGIGLGRSAIGRLPAAMTQGLEARVEYFLPGYAIPVAVVATALTSVAASAMAVRQVYKVSPIEALAPVGVSAADRVPRWLRIGSGVGAIAVFVASILVVVNQRGVLAFVAMSAVFGTEIAVGFALTVAIVKTTAATARVFGAAGALAAATIERAPRRVWATVMTVLIAVVTTVAITGTNADMIRSARGIFAPVADAAVWVSADPPDSYPTNALPRGLSDMLTVLPGVAHVVEGAFGFAEIGGTRVMLDGFSAGTADALYRALDEQVRNEVLAGRGVVLSKNLGNTLHVGVGDQLRMQTPHGAQQTTVLALVPYFATVIDTVGISLDQMRAWFDRPVATTLQITAAPGTSPNHLLTDVRAVVPAPNYVYDGRTKLAGLEAPMKQSMFIANAVWIIVVFVAAVALLNTLTLSVLERRREIGVLRAMGSSRRFTLQMVLAEAAGIGVIGGVLGLVFGCADQWLFSLVSGDMMNFHVDFQPSSMALVFAIGALATSLLGSVPPARRAARLNIIQAVGVE, from the coding sequence ATGGCGGCGACAAGCCGTCTGCGGTTGTTGAGCTTGCGCGAACTTGGCGTGCATCGTCGCCGTACGATCGCATCGATCGCCGTAATGGCAGTATCCACAATGTATCTGGTTGGGGTATTCGGCATCTTTGGGTCGATCGCTGGCTCGGTCCATCGGCTCGCCGATGGGATCGCCGGCATCGCGGCGCTCGAGGTGTCTGGTATCACCGACGCGGGATTTCCCGACACGATAACGGCCGATGTAGCCGCGGTTCCCGGCGTCGCAACCGCGGCACCGATGATCCGAATGTCTGCGCCGATGGCGGCGGGGCCGGTTCTGCTGTTCGGTGCAGATCCCAGCATTGCCGCGTTGGGTGGCGCGTTGCAGGATGCCTTGAAAGATGGGGCGGCAGCACAGCAGCTAACCAGTCCATCCGGGCCCGCGAACGGGGTCCGTGTTGGGCCAGGTGTCGGTCACGCCAACGGCGAGACGTTCCAGCTTGGCTCGCAGACGGTCACGGTCACCGAGGTACTCAGCGGCAAGCGGCTCGCGGATCTCAATGGCGGACACTATGTGCTTGCCCCACTTGCCTTGGCGCAGCACATTGCCGGGCGGCAGGGCCAGCTGGACTCGATTCTGATCACCACCAAACCTGGCGCTGATCTTGCTCAAGTTCGCGCCGCGATCACCACCGCGGTCAACGGCCGAGCCATCGTGGCGGATCCGAGTCTGCGAGCAACGCGGGCCGGTGATGGTGTCAAGATGATGAACTACATGGCCCTGATGGGCGCGGTGGTTGCCCTGGTGGTCGGCGCGTTCCTGGTCTACACCACCATGACCATGGCGATCACCCAGCGCCGGCCGGTCATATCGATGCTGCGCGCGATCGGCGGCCGCCGCGTCACGATCGTTCGCGACATGCTGGCGGAGGCGGCAATCCTCGCAGTGATCGGCGGGGCCATCGGGTCAGGCATCGGAATAGGCCTGGGCCGCAGTGCGATTGGCCGACTTCCCGCCGCTATGACCCAAGGTCTGGAAGCCCGCGTCGAGTACTTTCTGCCTGGCTACGCGATACCAGTTGCGGTCGTAGCCACGGCACTGACCAGCGTGGCGGCGTCGGCGATGGCAGTGCGGCAGGTGTACAAGGTGTCACCGATCGAGGCGTTGGCGCCGGTCGGGGTTTCGGCCGCAGACCGCGTGCCGCGATGGCTCCGGATTGGGAGTGGGGTGGGAGCCATCGCTGTGTTCGTAGCGTCGATCCTGGTGGTCGTCAACCAACGAGGCGTCTTGGCCTTTGTCGCGATGTCGGCGGTGTTTGGCACCGAGATCGCAGTTGGCTTCGCGCTCACTGTGGCCATCGTCAAAACCACCGCCGCAACGGCCCGAGTATTTGGTGCTGCCGGCGCCCTTGCGGCAGCCACCATCGAGCGAGCTCCGCGACGAGTGTGGGCGACGGTGATGACAGTGCTGATCGCGGTTGTCACGACCGTCGCGATTACCGGTACCAACGCCGATATGATCCGCTCGGCACGGGGCATCTTCGCGCCAGTCGCCGATGCCGCCGTGTGGGTGAGCGCAGATCCTCCCGACAGCTACCCGACTAACGCTCTGCCGCGAGGTCTTTCAGACATGCTGACCGTGCTGCCCGGCGTCGCACACGTCGTCGAGGGCGCGTTTGGGTTCGCCGAGATCGGTGGCACGCGCGTGATGCTCGACGGGTTTTCCGCCGGAACCGCCGATGCGCTCTACCGGGCACTCGACGAACAGGTACGCAACGAAGTACTCGCTGGTCGGGGCGTGGTGCTCTCGAAAAACCTGGGCAACACGCTGCACGTCGGAGTCGGCGATCAGCTGCGCATGCAAACACCGCATGGAGCCCAGCAGACAACTGTGCTGGCCCTGGTGCCCTATTTCGCTACGGTCATCGACACCGTCGGGATAAGCCTCGATCAGATGCGGGCGTGGTTTGACCGCCCGGTCGCGACCACACTCCAGATCACGGCAGCACCTGGTACGAGTCCGAATCACTTATTGACCGACGTCCGCGCCGTGGTGCCCGCCCCGAACTACGTCTACGACGGTCGCACCAAGTTGGCTGGCCTCGAGGCCCCGATGAAGCAGAGCATGTTCATCGCCAACGCCGTATGGATCATCGTCGTGTTCGTGGCCGCCGTGGCATTACTGAACACGTTGACGCTCTCCGTGCTTGAACGTCGCCGTGAAATTGGCGTGCTGCGGGCGATGGGATCCAGCCGTCGGTTCACATTGCAGATGGTGCTGGCCGAGGCGGCGGGCATCGGTGTCATCGGCGGCGTTTTGGGGCTGGTGTTCGGGTGTGCGGACCAGTGGCTGTTCAGTCTCGTCAGCGGCGACATGATGAATTTCCACGTCGACTTCCAGCCCAGCTCGATGGCGCTCGTGTTCGCTATTGGGGCGCTGGCGACCAGCCTGCTGGGTTCGGTGCCACCCGCGCGACGTGCAGCGCGACTGAACATCATCCAGGCTGTCGGCGTCGAGTGA
- a CDS encoding ABC transporter ATP-binding protein — MREYRVGGQPVRALTAINLRLEGGRFVSIVGPSGAGKSTLLHLLGALDSPDSGSIRFNDDEIGCLSDQQRSAFRHHHVGFIFQFFNLLPTLSAWENVAVPKLLDGVRLGKAKPDAIRLLDRVGLGNRAQHRPAELSGGQMQRVAVARALMMNPPLILADEPTGNLDSATGASILTLLAEVAHDAGSGRLVVMVTHNSEAAAATDRVITMQDGRVSSDELSVVGW; from the coding sequence ATGCGTGAGTACCGCGTCGGCGGCCAACCGGTGCGGGCACTCACCGCGATCAACCTGCGGCTCGAGGGCGGGCGATTCGTTTCGATCGTCGGGCCGTCGGGCGCCGGCAAGAGCACATTGCTGCATCTGCTCGGTGCATTGGACTCCCCCGATTCCGGATCGATCAGATTCAACGACGACGAGATCGGCTGCCTGAGCGACCAGCAGCGGTCAGCGTTCCGCCATCATCACGTCGGGTTCATTTTCCAGTTCTTTAACCTGCTACCGACCCTGTCGGCGTGGGAGAACGTAGCAGTCCCCAAGCTGCTCGACGGTGTCCGACTGGGCAAAGCCAAACCAGATGCCATTCGGCTGCTGGATCGGGTCGGGTTGGGTAACCGGGCCCAGCACCGACCGGCCGAACTGTCCGGCGGGCAAATGCAACGGGTCGCGGTGGCGCGGGCATTGATGATGAACCCACCGCTGATCCTCGCCGACGAGCCAACCGGAAACCTCGATTCCGCAACGGGTGCCTCGATCTTGACACTGCTTGCCGAGGTGGCACACGACGCTGGCAGCGGTCGGCTGGTGGTGATGGTGACCCACAACTCGGAGGCCGCGGCGGCCACCGATCGGGTGATCACCATGCAGGACGGTCGGGTCAGTTCCGACGAGCTGTCGGTGGTCGGCTGGTGA
- a CDS encoding cutinase family protein, producing the protein MMCALLTASVPSASAAPSVTAGPCPDIEVVFARGTGEPPGVGGIGQTFVDSLRSKVGGKSMTVYGVNYPASTDFLTAMSGIDDAGSHVEHMAAGCPNTKMVLGGFSQGAAVMGFVTSAAIPDGAPSDAPKPMPPDIADHVAAVVLFGMPSEGFMNSIGAPPIAIGPLYAPRTTQLCASGDPVCSGGGDWAAHNSYVDDGMVEQAADFAASRLQATESEGRPPGR; encoded by the coding sequence ATGATGTGTGCATTGCTGACCGCATCCGTCCCATCGGCATCTGCTGCCCCATCGGTAACTGCTGGGCCGTGCCCCGATATCGAGGTGGTGTTCGCCCGCGGTACCGGTGAGCCACCTGGCGTGGGTGGCATCGGACAGACATTCGTCGATTCGCTGCGCTCGAAAGTCGGCGGGAAATCGATGACTGTGTATGGGGTCAATTACCCGGCGTCCACTGATTTCCTAACCGCCATGTCCGGTATCGATGACGCGGGCTCCCATGTTGAGCACATGGCTGCGGGTTGCCCCAACACCAAGATGGTGCTCGGCGGCTTCTCCCAAGGCGCGGCCGTGATGGGCTTTGTGACTTCGGCCGCCATACCGGATGGAGCACCTTCGGATGCACCCAAACCGATGCCACCCGACATTGCAGATCACGTCGCCGCGGTCGTCCTCTTCGGCATGCCGTCCGAGGGGTTTATGAACTCGATCGGTGCGCCGCCGATCGCGATCGGCCCGCTGTATGCGCCCAGAACCACGCAGTTATGCGCCTCGGGCGACCCAGTCTGCTCTGGAGGAGGGGACTGGGCCGCACACAACTCGTACGTCGACGACGGGATGGTCGAGCAGGCTGCAGATTTCGCGGCGAGTCGGCTCCAGGCAACTGAGTCGGAGGGGCGACCACCAGGACGCTAG
- a CDS encoding class I SAM-dependent methyltransferase, whose amino-acid sequence MTEHDRHRWDERYAGRGPARVSAVAPPAVLAAHVEVFPTAGRALDLACGQGCGTVWLARRGLDVLGLDVSAVAISQARDLARRTGVSDRCRFDVFDLDAGLPTGPPVDLILCHKFRDRGLDQAIIERLAPGGLLAIAALSDVDAARGRFRTSPGELTAAFAELNLVAAGEGQGCAWLLARA is encoded by the coding sequence GTGACCGAACATGATCGGCATCGCTGGGATGAACGCTATGCCGGCCGGGGCCCGGCGCGGGTCAGTGCGGTTGCACCGCCCGCTGTCTTGGCGGCGCACGTGGAGGTGTTCCCGACTGCGGGACGAGCCCTTGATCTCGCCTGCGGCCAGGGATGCGGCACCGTTTGGCTGGCCCGCCGCGGCTTGGATGTTTTGGGGTTGGATGTCTCTGCGGTGGCCATTAGTCAGGCGCGGGATCTGGCCCGGCGCACCGGCGTCAGCGATCGTTGCCGGTTTGACGTCTTCGACCTCGACGCGGGCCTGCCGACCGGGCCACCGGTCGACCTCATTCTCTGTCACAAGTTCCGCGACCGCGGCCTCGACCAGGCGATCATCGAGCGTCTGGCGCCGGGCGGGCTGCTGGCAATCGCCGCGCTGAGCGACGTCGACGCCGCCCGAGGTCGGTTTCGCACGTCGCCCGGCGAACTCACCGCTGCGTTCGCCGAACTCAATCTGGTGGCCGCCGGCGAGGGCCAAGGTTGCGCATGGCTGCTAGCGCGAGCCTGA
- the scnC gene encoding thiocyanate hydrolase subunit gamma, producing the protein MTDHDHDRTAAPMVDEITDFEVLEIALRELCIEKGIFTAEDHRRFTEFAEQIGPAPAARMVARAWLDPEYKKLVLTDALAASREVGVDWLQPTGFGTPSDFTALHVLEDTPTLHHVIVCTLCSCYPRPILGNSPEWYRTPNYRRRIVRWPRQVLAEFGLYLPEEVEIRVEDSNQKHRFMVMPVRPDDTEGWGEDQLAEIITRDCLIGVALPKAGVTTNVITKTRPAIHPVEH; encoded by the coding sequence ATGACCGACCACGACCACGACCGGACCGCCGCGCCCATGGTGGATGAGATCACCGACTTCGAAGTCCTCGAGATCGCCCTTCGCGAATTATGCATCGAAAAAGGGATTTTCACCGCGGAGGATCATCGCCGCTTCACCGAATTCGCTGAACAGATCGGCCCGGCTCCCGCCGCACGCATGGTGGCCCGGGCTTGGCTTGATCCGGAGTACAAGAAGCTGGTGCTCACCGATGCGCTCGCTGCTAGCCGCGAAGTTGGTGTCGACTGGCTGCAACCCACCGGTTTCGGAACGCCCAGCGACTTCACCGCGCTGCATGTGCTTGAAGACACGCCCACGCTGCACCACGTCATTGTCTGTACGCTGTGCTCCTGCTATCCGCGTCCGATTCTGGGTAATTCACCTGAGTGGTACCGCACGCCTAACTATCGGCGTCGCATCGTGCGCTGGCCGCGCCAGGTGCTCGCAGAGTTCGGACTGTACCTGCCAGAGGAAGTCGAGATCCGAGTGGAGGATTCCAATCAGAAACATCGTTTCATGGTGATGCCGGTACGCCCGGATGATACCGAGGGCTGGGGCGAAGACCAGCTAGCCGAAATCATCACTCGCGATTGTCTTATCGGCGTCGCATTGCCCAAGGCCGGTGTGACGACGAACGTGATCACCAAGACCCGCCCGGCCATCCACCCGGTCGAGCACTGA